AAACAGTCATTTTGATGGACACTCCTCACCCAACTCACAGCTCTGCTTTACACAGACACTCCAGCCTTTTTCAGGAGCTGCTCAGGAGATCCGTAATACTAGGACAAGCTATTCAATAGCATTCCTGTTCATTTTAGTGGGATGAATGCAGGGCTGGTGCAGGATCTCCATAAGTAAGCAACCTGTTTGCTTCAATTTTGGCTCTCAGTTCTTGGCACAGTTTTTGAGCTAATCACCTGAGCTGTACATGCTGATTGGTTAATGGCACAACATGAAAGCACACAGTCACAAGTCCATCTGTCAGCTCttctgtataatataataaaacaagcaAATCATTTGTTGCTTGCGAGAATCAGAATACGTGGCAGTGTTAGCAGGTCATGCTAACCAACTAGAGTCTCTAATACAAACTtcttagttatttaaaaaacatatgatCCCAGATTCACCTTTAAGGTTGCTTGAAAGTTGTTTACTTCCCGTCAGAGGATATACTGTTGCTGTAGTGGAATTTTGAAAGCATTCGTGATCACTGAATCACTGTATATATTCACAGTCTTACATCTCAAAATGACGGTAGATGCTCTCTACGTATTCCAGAACTCTGTGCCAGTCCGGTGCTTCATCTTTTAGCATCTCCTCCACCGTCTGCGAAATCACAATGAAACATTAATTAGAAATTAACAGCCACACAAAATCATACTAATAGTCACATTTGTATCATTTCCATGAATTATGTTTGAGTTCTGTTTGGATCACGATTGGTCACTATCACGTTCAGTCAATCATGTCTGAGGCATTTACAAATCCAGCCAGTCATGTTTGAGTAATTCTCACATTCAGCCAACAATTTCTGAGCCAATTATGCATCTAATCAATCGTTTCTAAGTTATTCACATGTCTATTTAATCACGAGTGAGTCATTTTTACATCTGGCCTGTCAAGTTTCTCATTCTCATCTGAAGTCAGCACCAATATCTGACTCAAGCTGGAACTAATTAATAGTGCTTTGTTTAATTCATTTGGTGACTGAATAAGGGtgtagtaaatagtaatcacatAACTGAGTTATGAAATTAAATACAACTGTTTAGAAATAGCTCGAGTTCACCCACCAGTGATGCAGAGATTCCAAAACCTTCTCCAGTCTGGAATGCAAGAGTGAGATTCTCTTTCTGTGGATAAAATGATCACCAACATCATTATAACAAtgcttatattaaaatgtttgcatGCAAACATGCATATGAAGTGTGTTTTACCTTATTCTCTGGACTGAGCTTGTTATATGGTATGTGAGAGGGGAGGTAACTATGGTAAATCGCACAAAAGGCCAAACCATCCACCCAGCAACTGCTGAAATTAGTGATCTCAATATTCTGAAAGAAAGACAGGAGGCAGCAAAATAAGACAGAAAGGCAGATATTCTAGAATGCATAACAGTATAGTATTCTAGAAGTATTCTAGTATTCCAGTATTCTAGAATAGAGGACATATATCGATTCTACATTGTCCAATTTTATTGTAGATCATTTCTGGTGTAGAACAAACTAAATCTGTAACTTAAATAGGTTGTACCACAACAATACACCTACATAGAAAAAGGcgatttaaagagacagttcacccaaaaatgaaaattctgtgattaattactcattACTCACGTCTATGCAGGGTAtctatgcaaaaatatattcatttgtgTGCTGCAGATGAAcgaacatgaggttgagtaatcacagaattttcatttttgggtgaactatccctttaaataacagTGTGGCATTCTTCATGAATGGTTGTACAGACAAAAATCATCAGCAGAACCAAatgtaaatatagctgcaagcagcgatttccggggttcaagcgctttaaggcatttaagcaaatATGGAAAAAGACATATTGTTTAGCAagtctgtaaccacctaaatgaATGATtggaaaaaagcatttttggcaaatacaggtaatttgccagagaaatattgtgttttttcttaacgtttatgactgttatagtgccagctgtggtccgatttccttaaaactttgcatgcttgtttagaatcacctgttgcatgtgctcaccaggctttgtgaagttttgagttttcctttaggctttataagATTTTGGATAAATTCaaacaggccccttttctaaactaACTTGAtttagcttcccaaagggtacatttttattttgataattattgacctagagagtccagagaattgtactgtcAATTATAATTTCCCAGACTGAGCGAAaaacgtcttttttttttacatcttgtcaatcatttaacaaacgatttgattgtcagcagtggttctaaaggcaaagttgtccagaatgaggagttctgtcatatgatacgaatatcatgtgtatgtgcgaaaaaccATGCAATGTGCAATTATTTACAGCCTTGAAAAATACATTATCACCCCCAGTTGtcagtttctttcaaatttctctcttttggggccgtgagtcaaacaggcccactgagttttgttCCAATCGGCCTCATTTAACCTGGTCTAATAGGTTCTCAAActtcattgtttttttgagatatgcaaatgtccttgaagaaacttgtggcactttggaccaagaccgtgcactcAGATTTACATGTTGAAAGGGCAAATAGTTGTGCAGTTATaaccattttttatgttttttcccatCTAATAGCACCActaagtggccaagctctgcaaATTTCTTCTGTGGCCTCAGATCAAGCTCTTACATACtgtaagtgttctgagttttgcgaagatatctcattccgttcagaggttataagcattttactaaaagtggccctgctcCTTTCGAATATTTTTGGTGTCCTTTTGCGatggtgagtcgaaagttcaactttttttttgataattattgatatttaatttccagagaatctttctgtactggtttggttccaaatGGGCGAAAAACCTAGAACATACACAGAAGTAggtttttgcaaaaaatgcgaaataccCAGGAGGCTCACAATCGAATCTGCATTTTGTCtggcgtgagccaaggattccaacgacataagacattTGAGCCTGCGACTGGCGGTTTAGGGGTTATGAGCGAATtagtacttttgatcgctgtagtgccCCATCAGTCCAATTGCGGTGAGTTTTGGTCACAttgtaggtggtgtgagtactaccattcctacaagtctctacgacttacagtttggtctgcacaattggttttatgtggagatcgctgatccgtgaccattcaaacaattacaatagggttcaagctatgtgcttgaacccctaataaatacaaaagcaaaaaagtCCCTTATTATTTCAaagataaaatttaaaaacaacagaatatacatatgcactactgtttaaaatgcttatgaaagaagactcttatgttcaccaaggctgcatgtatttaattaaaaaacagttattgtgattttttttttttttttatataatttgaaataactgttttctattttaatctattttggcaaagctgaactttcagcagctattactccagtcttcagtgtcacatgttcaGAAACTGgtatactgcttaatatttatatggaagccatgatattttttttcaggatattttgatcaatatatatttcaaaatagaattttttgtaacattataaatttctttactgtctcttttcattcatttaatgcatctttgttgaataaatacataattttgcaacataaatgatacatttctaaaaaaaatggtactgaccccaaacttttgaacggtagtgtacatctAGTTGACTTGCTATTAGgtgcctcaaaaaacaaaacaaaactgaaattgGGAAATTCAGTGACTTTTTCATTCCTCAAAGTGTTTGTTGATTCAACCCAGTAACTTATAAACACAACTTCCAGGCTTCCTTTTGCGGGCAGACTGGCGAAAAAACAACCTGTGTGTCAGACTAGAGCCTTCctgaaaatgtgcttttcagTTGTGTGTACAATGTGCATCAGACGGTCATTGAAAGGATTGTGGGTGGTCCATGCTGTCTGAGACTAAGACTAGGGGGTGTGTGGCCAACTGCCAAGTTTGATCTGTCAGCTATTCAGTACCTTGTATCCCTGAGTTCTGCCTTGACACCAACGAAGCAGGGAGTTCCGTCTGGAGCTGCCATGCAGCCTCAGTGACCTGAGTCCTGATGGGAAATCTTCCTGTGTCCTGATTGTAAAGGAGATTCATGTCAGACAACAATCATTATAATGTTTCTCATGAatgaatggtggataaagaggTGACTGTTTCTTCACCTTGTCCTGTTGCTCTTATTTGTCACATCTAAAACAGAAGAGTTGCTTGTCTGTGGGAGTGAATTCTCCACTTTCTTATCTGTTGGACATGCATAGACATGCACACAGAATAAATCATTTGTTTCCGTATGAGTCTGGTATGCTAGCAAAGGATCAAATATTCAAAGAAATCCAGTCAACTGGCAAATGAAACCCGTTTACACACCTCTGCTGAAGCTGGTCTTGTTCTGTTGGTCTAAACTTACTGCTTGAGTCTTGCTCTGAGGAGTCTGAAAATATTACACACTGTTTACTAATATTTACTGTTAGAGatggaaaacaaaaactgaaaatagcagaaaggaaacattttttactttttctactCACAGATTTTGTTGTCATAGTAACTGAGGGTTGGGAAGTACCATTTACAACAACATCAGGGTAATCTGAGGGCAGCCGGCACAGGCTCCTGCAAAATGATGGAATGATCCATGAATGTAACTTAGGTTGCACTGTTTCTGACAGACTGTGGGCTGTAAACAATGAATCACTTAGAATCACTAAACAATGTTCTCTATCGGACAAATCAGATATGTCTGAGGCACGCATCGACTGTGCTCTAATTTACAATGATTTCTTGATGGAACATACCAGATGAACAGACAAACAACAAGATGGAATCTATTCTTTGATTCCGTAGTTAATCAAGAGTACTTTAGATTCCAAATGTGGGAATTGATTACATGGAGAAGATTTTGATTCACATAATTGatttgaatcttttgattcagatttgaTACAGCttcgtggtactcttgtgaaggCACGttgactgacacggaagagaagaaattgttaaataaagtcagtatttttgttttccttgcgCACAAACAATATTcccatagcttcataaaattatggttaaaccactgatgtcacatggactattttaaagatgtccttGCCAGTGTTGgaggtaacgcattacaagtaatacAAGTtgcgtaatcagattacttttttcaagtaactagtaaagtaacacattactttttaatttacaagaaagagttactttctcaaaaaagtaatgccagttacttttttcccccatttattgattgaaagctctcctgtccccatattgagagaaatcgggagtaagattttactttagttctagaatatatgtgaacatgcattaattcatctcactcacaaaaaaaaccactaaaaacaaaaaaacagattcaggtttactcaaaatgaataaaaacagctaaatgcaattcagaatatgatgcaaacctgcaataattaaatatgttaaataatcaaatatccTTCATGTATTTAATCCTGATTTGTTAACCAacgtctttgctgctgaccttcgatgatccaattcattcatattaataagcaaaaattactcaggataaactaacatttgttactcttttttttaattgctgaagagtgtttaACTTTCGTCTTCTGCATTCTGCTGTACAAcagtgaatttacttttccttcagcatGAGGCTTTTAGGTGTGAAGGGGCTTTTACATCTGCCAAACTtcttatattaaaacaaacaagcatgccctgcccagatttaaaaaataacgcaaaagtaatgttttttagggagtaacgcaaaattgtaatgcattacttttaaaagtaactttaccCAACACTGGTCCTTACTACCTTACTGGACCTTGatcgtggtagttgcgttggtgtctttgcagggtcagaaatctctcggatttcatcaaaaatatcttaatttgtgttctgaagatgaacgaaggtcttttttggttgaactatgcctataaatatttatattgtgcaTTTATTCAATCTCAAAATTTGAGAATTTGCATGTATAGCATTCACTGTTGGCAATTTTTGACATAACTGATAACTCTACCTTGACCTTTCTGAAGTACTAGAGATGCGCATTTCTCTTTTTCCCTTTATCTCATCTGTCCATAGTTGATCTTCGGGTCCAGTTCTCTTCCCACAACCCTCGGCTTGTTTCTCTAGGCCCCTCACTGCCGGCGTCCCCTGGTGGCTGCCTGTGACCTGCTTCAATTTCTGCTTGCTCTGCTCCAGCTCAACTCTGAGGCTCTCCAATTGACTTTCGACCTCCTGGCGACCCTGCAAGGCATTGGCTAGTTGTGTGCCCAGGTCCTGCCTTGCTGCTCTTAAAGTACTTAGCTCTTCCTCAGCCTCTGCCCTCAGTCTGTCTGAAACCACTAGCGCCACCTTCAGGTCAGCCTGGAATTGCTGCCACTCCTCACGTTCTGCCTACAGAAGGAGATAACAATAACAGAGTCATATTAATTGGtatgttataattttaaatattatatataattcaataatttaaataatgttttataaagtgTTTTATAGTAAAATGCGTGaacgtggaccacaaaaccaatcataacggtcattttttttaaaattaagatttacacatcatttgaatatataagctttccattgatggtttgttaggatacg
Above is a genomic segment from Labeo rohita strain BAU-BD-2019 chromosome 17, IGBB_LRoh.1.0, whole genome shotgun sequence containing:
- the si:ch211-195o20.7 gene encoding cytospin-A, which produces MGNNSGKERHGSSGTAADTYETPPASPYSLVSTCSPTTQLVSISNCTSTATPETAQDALSSISQNDEALLECTKGPAKEAEDGLKMTESPGHVSHPSEECVNGETEVDAKLLQECLNTLQLNDIEESTHILNDLLKCFLVEREKMKEELRSCKEKIQAEREEWQQFQADLKVALVVSDRLRAEAEEELSTLRAARQDLGTQLANALQGRQEVESQLESLRVELEQSKQKLKQVTGSHQGTPAVRGLEKQAEGCGKRTGPEDQLWTDEIKGKREMRISSTSERSRSLCRLPSDYPDVVVNGTSQPSVTMTTKSTPQSKTQAVSLDQQNKTSFSRDKKVENSLPQTSNSSVLDVTNKSNRTRTQEDFPSGLRSLRLHGSSRRNSLLRWCQGRTQGYKNIEITNFSSCWVDGLAFCAIYHSYLPSHIPYNKLSPENKKENLTLAFQTGEGFGISASLTVEEMLKDEAPDWHRVLEYVESIYRHFEM